In Aedes albopictus strain Foshan chromosome 3, AalbF5, whole genome shotgun sequence, the following are encoded in one genomic region:
- the LOC134289759 gene encoding proteoglycan 4-like isoform X2: MHCPPPHLAPNYYAAPPYSQYPPEMYYAHAYPPAHFYPKFAQYYPTSRRYYPGHPGPGEHLYEQPPPTTSGPVPPPSGAQLIPAGPQGPQHLEHYPGPPPYPYPGYGSPGPGPGGQCYSRNLQPPPYMDAHYTTNCPCPMQSCPKNVNAGSLIGIKASKGPVASTTTQNSHHIAGAAGLHPAVPQPTTVNNIHEPILISSGSSTSSSPAPLDLHSPPIVHPAEVATSISHSTPTTTVAASAHSFAMTSTTTSATTTTSSVTPTEAHQPNPESDLHSYMYYPSHPYYHHHHHRPSAPPPTHPLHRLSTASNPLLTEVKEEPSTPTLESESKSISNIPKLLPLTTTAAAVTMIKQELPEIKQEPPTSCKKEDFEENGPAMTPDLLLDEALIKKEGMVSELLLPTDRGFKEAHKLDDKSLLSDILTAEANLKTSKTTGSDSCTINNSNNNSVSNNNSSISNEKVQLVDSVQPEIPASTVKRRPLLVACKKSTPKKSPPNSYKNLIKRTNLGDESTITVLSDDEEEEEDDEEEQATKNKPRRKLLLSKPRKVLKRTRRIFGAEQQRHLKKINKKLFKTKRIRRVLHRPSCIPRDPQLPESVQQQPLETITIPEDPKEDAEIQANPVTDHPQPEPQPERPRPMSNVDLTIDLVAKGYFSEPEIMSTESAAKSRMLKKLKQQEGRSQSEQNRGKRDRSSEGKTRPSSKKPKKLDSQEADFDKRKSKSKPKKMESAPELPTSKEPKKASKTKSLPAQEPKEKKPKKEPSKKKSDAKASKDSGKKRATSTPLPPPPPQQSPVEVPEPQPLPEDHPQPIATPLDVSAMGAESTVDDRETDFDDATTMLVDDDMMSVDTNTMINRHNNNNNSAVENKNALGGGVAGDPAEEEDPLAATAGTSTAAVEAPATAESRARTHDHADEDEDDEDDEEEIMLAKRFAKKGGSGLKRTSRSRSKSKSRKFSTKKRHRVRMTAAEVEEVIVPRKCTGAPRWSNGWTWEGQPFQGKVFLNSDDPPVLRTCYPAMRHSEGDTIRPRDCVLLRAGSKRAELPYVAKVAHLWENPEDGEMMMSLLWYYRPEHTEQGRQPIDGPDEVFASRHKDHNSVACIEDKCYVLTFSEYCRFRRQLKGFEEGIEEHPSIVPPLRRENPRVPSSVVAPDLVMYCQRVYEFRLKRLLKQPS; encoded by the exons ATGCACTGTCCACCGCCGCACCTGGCGCCCAACTACTACGCGGCACCACCCTACAGCCAGTACCCTCCGGAGATGTACTACGCCCACGCGTACCCGCCGGCACACTTCTATCCCAAGTTTGCCCAGTACTACCCGACGAGCCGCCGGTACTACCCGGGTCATCCCGGCCCTGGTGAACACCTGTACGAACAACCGCCGCCTACCACGAGTGGCCCCGTGCCGCCGCCATCCGGTGCCCAGCTGATCCCGGCCGGACCGCAAGGACCTCAGCATCTGGAGCACTACCCCGGACCGCCACCGTATCCCTACCCGGGGTACGGCAGCCCTGGTCCGGGGCCCGGTGGGCAGTGTTACTCCCGTAACCTGCAACCTCCACCGTATATGG ATGCTCACTACACGACCAATTGCCCCTGTCCGATGCAGTCGTGTCCAAAAAACGTCAATGCTGGGTCCCTTATTGGTATCAAGGCCAGTAAGGGCCCAGTAGCCAGCACAACAACCCAAAACAGCCATCATATCGCAGGTGCCGCAGGACTCCATCCTGCAGTGCCGCAACCAACCACAGTCAACAACATCCACGAACCGATCTTGATCTCCTCCGGTTCGTCTACGTCTTCTTCGCCGGCTCCGCTGGATCTACACTCTCCTCCCATTGTACACCCAGCCGAAGTAGCGACGTCGATATCGCATTCTACCCCCACCACTACAGTAGCGGCCAGTGCTCATTCCTTCGCCATGACCTCCACTACAACCTCCGCCACGACAACCACCAGTTCCGTAACCCCAACCGAAGCGCATCAACCCAATCCGGAAAGTGACCTTCACTCGTACATGTACTACCCCAGCCACCCCTactaccaccaccaccatcaccgtCCATCGGCACCTCCGCCGACGCATCCTCTTCATCGACTCAGCACAGCCTCGAACCCTCTTCTCACCGAAGTCAAGGAAGAACCCTCCACTCCCACTCTCGAATCTGAATCCAAATCGATCAGCAACATTCCGAAGCTACTCCCGCTGACGACCACGGCAGCCGCCGTCACCATGATCAAACAGGAGCTTCCCGAAATCAAACAGGAACCCCCGACGTCCTGCAAGAAAGAGGACTTTGAGGAGAACGGACCCGCCATGACGCCGGACCTTCTCCTCGACGAGGCACTAATCAAAAAAGAAGGCATGGTCTCCGAGCTACTGCTGCCGACCGACCGAGGCTTCAAGGAAGCCCACAAACTCGACGACAAAAGTCTCCTATCAGATATTCTAACCGCGGAAGCTAATCTAAAAACGagtaagactaccggtagtgataGTTGTACcatcaacaacagcaacaacaatagTGTTAGTAACAACAACAGTAGTATTAGTAACGAAAAAGTACAATTAGTCGATAGTGTCCAACCTGAAATTCCGGCCTCGACGGTCAAGCGAAGACCGCTGCTGGTCGCCTGCAAAAAGTCCACGCCGAAGAAGTCACCACCCAATAGCTATAAGAATCTGATCAAACGTACAAATCTGGGCGACGAGAGTACCATCACAGTTCTCAGCGACGACGAGGAGGAAGAAGAAGACGACGAGGAAGAACAAGCCACTAAGAACAAACCTCGACGCAAACTACTGTTGTCCAAGCCACGGAAGGTCCTGAAGCGAACGCGAAGGATCTTCGGCGCCGAACAGCAGCGCCATTTGAAGAAGATCAACAAAAAACTGTTCAAAACCAAACGCATTCGCAGGGTCCTCCATAGGCCTTCCTGTATTCCAAGAGATCCACAGCTGCCGGAGTCTGTCCAACAACAACCGTTGGAAACCATCACTATTCCAGAAGATCCCAAAGAAGATGCGGAGATTCAGGCGAATCCCGTCACTGATCACCCACAGCCAGAACCACAACCAGAGCGACCCCGGCCCATGTCGAACGTGGACCTCACGATCGACCTGGTCGCCAAGGGCTACTTCTCCGAGCCGGAAATAATGTCCACTGAATCCGCAGCCAAATCCCGCATGCTCAAGAAGCTCAAACAGCAAGAAGGCCGCTCCCAGTCGGAGCAGAACCGCGGCAAACGAGACCGAAGCTCCGAAGGCAAGACGCGACCCTCATCCAAGAAGCCCAAGAAACTAGACTCCCAGGAGGCAGACTTTGACAAGCGCAAGAGCAAAAGTAAGCCCAAGAAGATGGAGTCCGCCCCTGAACTCCCCACCAGCAAAGAACCCAAGAAGGCTTCCAAAACGAAGTCACTACCGGCTCAGGAGCCGAAAGAGAAGAAACCTAAGAAGGAACCCAGCAAAAAGAAATCGGACGCCAAAGCTTCGAAGGACAGTGGGAAGAAACGTGCTACCTCAACGCCCTtaccgccgccgccaccacagCAATCGCCAGTGGAAGTGCCCGAACCGCAACCTCTTCCGGAGGACCATCCGCAACCCATCGCGACTCCGCTGGATGTGAGCGCGATGGGTGCCGAATCGACGGTGGACGATCGTGAGACGGACTTTGACGACGCTACCACGATGCTGGTGGACGACGACATGATGAGCGTGGACACCAACACGATGATCAACcggcacaacaataacaacaacagcgCCGTTGAGAACAAGAACGCACTGGGGGGAGGGGTGGCCGGCGATCCAGCTGAAGAGGAAGATCCACTCGCGGCGACAGCAGGAACATCAACCGCGGCGGTTGAAGCACCAGCGACTGCCGAAAGTCGCGCACGAACGCACGATCATGCTGACGAAGACGAGGACGATGAAGACGACGAGGAGGAGATCATGCTTGCCAAGAGATTTGCCAAAAAGGGTGGCAGTGGGCTCAAGCGGACGTCCCGCTCCCGGTCCAAGTCCAAGTCGCGGAAGTTCAGCACCAAGAAGCGGCACCGCGTCCGGATGACGGCCGCCGAAGTCGAGGAGGTGATCGTGCCAAGGAAGTGCACCGGCGCGCCGCGCTGGAGCAACGGCTGGACCTGGGAGGGGCAACCGTTCCAGGGGAAGGTGTTTCTGAAT AGTGACGATCCACCGGTGCTACGAACTTGTTATCCGGCGATGCGACATTCCGAAGGAGACACCATAAGGCCGCGAGACTGTGTTCTACTGAGGGCCGGAAGTAAACGCGCCGAGTTGCCGTACGTGGCCAAGGTGGCGCATCTGTGGGAGAATCCGGAAGATG GTGAAATGATGATGTCGCTTCTGTGGTACTACCGACCGGAACACACGGAACAGGGCCGACAGCCGATCGATGGACCAGATGAGGTGTTTGCTTCGCGCCACAAGGATCACAACAGCGTGGCGTGCATCGAGGACAAGTGCTACGTTCTAACTTTCAGCGAGTACTGCAG ATTCCGTCGCCAGCTGAAAGGCTTCGAGGAAGGCATCGAGGAACATCC